One region of Qipengyuania gaetbuli genomic DNA includes:
- a CDS encoding M20/M25/M40 family metallo-hydrolase translates to MRGMVLAGVGAGLAVLAAPMPAEAQEAGGLRPDQKEFRDLFEELVETDTSLSNGSCTLAAERMADRLRKAGFPEDRLTLFATAEAPREGGLVAVYPGTSDTLKPLLAIAHIDVVEAKREDWQRDPFTLFEEDGYLYARGVSDDKAMAATLVDTLIRFQKTGYKPQRTVKIALTCGEETNGAFNGVEWLVNNRRELIDAEFAINEGGGGTADENGNVVEQTIQVGEKIFANYVLEFANPGGHSSVPRPDNAITQLAHALVRIGEHRFPLEFNETNRTYFRLAGAGRGDAIGDAMVALANDPTNAEAEAVVNADPFLHSNLRTTCVATMLDAGHARNALAQRALANVNCRIFPGNTIEAVGEELARIAGEEGMKITILEPRRPAPPQPPMDERILGPSRELVERYFPGVPLVPVMSNGYTDSTFLTATGIPSYGVPGGWGDPDGNGVHGLNERISVRSLYVGRDFLFDLVKALANPD, encoded by the coding sequence ATGCGCGGGATGGTCCTTGCAGGGGTTGGCGCGGGTCTTGCGGTACTGGCGGCGCCCATGCCCGCAGAGGCGCAGGAAGCAGGCGGGCTGCGGCCCGACCAGAAGGAATTCCGCGACCTGTTCGAAGAGCTGGTCGAAACCGACACCTCGCTCAGCAACGGCAGCTGCACGCTGGCAGCGGAGCGCATGGCCGATCGGCTGCGCAAGGCAGGCTTTCCCGAAGACCGGCTGACCCTGTTCGCTACGGCCGAGGCGCCGCGCGAAGGCGGGCTTGTGGCAGTTTATCCGGGCACCTCGGATACGCTCAAGCCGCTGCTCGCCATTGCCCATATCGACGTGGTCGAGGCCAAGCGCGAAGATTGGCAGCGTGATCCCTTCACCCTGTTCGAGGAGGACGGCTACCTCTATGCGCGCGGCGTGTCCGACGACAAGGCGATGGCAGCCACGCTGGTCGATACACTGATCCGTTTCCAGAAAACGGGCTACAAGCCGCAGCGCACGGTCAAGATCGCGCTGACCTGCGGCGAGGAAACCAACGGTGCCTTCAACGGCGTGGAATGGCTGGTGAACAACCGGCGCGAGCTGATCGACGCCGAATTCGCCATCAACGAAGGCGGCGGCGGCACGGCGGACGAAAACGGCAATGTCGTCGAGCAGACCATCCAAGTGGGCGAGAAGATCTTCGCCAATTACGTCCTCGAATTCGCCAATCCGGGCGGCCACAGCTCGGTCCCGCGGCCGGACAATGCCATCACCCAGCTGGCCCATGCGCTGGTGAGGATCGGCGAGCACCGCTTCCCGCTCGAATTCAACGAGACCAACCGGACCTATTTCCGCCTCGCGGGTGCCGGACGCGGGGATGCGATCGGCGATGCCATGGTGGCTTTGGCCAACGACCCGACCAATGCCGAGGCGGAAGCCGTGGTCAATGCCGACCCCTTCCTCCATTCGAACCTGCGCACGACCTGCGTTGCGACCATGCTGGACGCCGGCCACGCCCGCAATGCGCTGGCGCAGCGGGCGCTGGCGAACGTCAACTGCCGCATCTTCCCCGGCAACACGATCGAGGCGGTCGGCGAGGAACTGGCGCGGATCGCTGGCGAGGAAGGAATGAAGATAACCATCCTCGAACCGCGCCGGCCCGCCCCGCCGCAGCCGCCGATGGACGAGCGCATCCTCGGGCCCTCGCGCGAACTGGTCGAACGGTATTTCCCGGGCGTCCCGCTCGTACCGGTTATGTCCAACGGTTACACCGATTCCACCTTCCTGACCGCGACCGGCATCCCGAGCTACGGCGTGCCCGGTGGATGGGGCGATCCGGACGGCAACGGGGTTCACGGGCTGAACGAGCGCATCAGCGTGCGCTCGCTCTATGTCGGGCGCGATT
- the gyrB gene encoding DNA topoisomerase (ATP-hydrolyzing) subunit B yields MENDTPATPEKKRQNGEYGADSIKVLKGLDAVRKRPGMYIGDTDDGSGLHHMVFEVSDNAIDEALAGHCDLVLIELNPDGSVSVEDNGRGIPVDMHKEEGVSAAEVIMTQLHAGGKFENTSDDNAYKVSGGLHGVGVSVVNALSEWLELTIWRDGKEHWMRFEHGDAVESLRIVGDAPPVNSNGDDNGLKKGTRVTFKASEETFKNVIEFDFDKLEHRYRELAFLNSGVRILLRDKRHEEVQQHDLFYEGGIAAFVKWLDRNKQALVSDPIAVSAEKDGIGIDVALEWNDSYYENVLCFTNNIPQRDGGTHLAAFRAALTRTLNNYATSSGLMKKEKVSLSGEDMREGLTAIVSVKLPDPKFSSQTKDKLVSSEVRQPLESLMGEKMGEWLEENPNEAKAIVQKVIDAAAAREAARRAREMSRKGAMSVASLPGKLADCQDRNPENCELFLVEGDSAGGSAKQGRDRKTQAILPLKGKILNVERARFDRIISSKEVGTLIQAMGTGLRDEFNLEKLRYHKIVIMTDADVDGAHIRTLLLTFFHRQMPEIVKAGHLFIAQPPLYKVTRGKSEVYLKDQAAYDRYLIDQGLSGHYLETREGTIPATGMHQLVEHGLRMRNLFAFVPRKYKPELIEAMALTGALDPAGNRADALTRAAAHLQMGDPEAKWSAEIGSDGIVRFSRLWRGVTDVHEIEPAFLESAEARKLHRVAGEHAEVYAAPIRLVKGESDDADAVDADSGDDGDNEAPAFAGSDAITLPTQLLDTVMAAGRKGQKIQRYKGLGEMNAEQLWETTLDPDNRALLQVKVEDADVTDEIFTRLMGDVVEPRREFIQANALNVANLDV; encoded by the coding sequence ATGGAAAACGACACCCCGGCAACCCCCGAAAAAAAGCGCCAGAACGGCGAATACGGCGCGGATTCGATCAAGGTCCTCAAGGGCCTCGACGCCGTGCGCAAACGCCCCGGCATGTACATCGGCGACACCGATGACGGATCGGGCCTGCACCACATGGTTTTCGAGGTGTCCGACAACGCCATCGACGAAGCTCTGGCGGGCCACTGCGACCTCGTGCTGATCGAACTCAACCCCGATGGCTCCGTCAGCGTGGAAGACAACGGCCGCGGTATCCCGGTCGACATGCACAAGGAAGAAGGAGTCTCGGCAGCCGAGGTCATCATGACCCAGCTACACGCGGGTGGTAAGTTCGAGAACACCTCGGACGACAATGCCTACAAGGTGTCGGGCGGCCTCCACGGCGTGGGCGTCTCGGTCGTCAACGCGCTGTCGGAATGGCTCGAACTGACCATCTGGCGCGACGGCAAGGAACACTGGATGCGCTTCGAACACGGCGATGCCGTGGAAAGCCTGCGCATCGTGGGCGACGCGCCGCCGGTAAATTCGAACGGCGACGACAACGGCCTCAAAAAGGGCACGCGCGTCACCTTCAAGGCCTCGGAAGAGACCTTCAAGAACGTCATCGAGTTCGATTTCGACAAGCTGGAACACCGCTACCGCGAACTCGCCTTCCTCAATTCGGGCGTGCGCATCCTGCTGCGCGACAAGCGCCACGAGGAAGTGCAGCAGCACGATCTGTTCTACGAAGGCGGCATCGCGGCCTTCGTGAAATGGCTCGACCGCAACAAGCAGGCGCTGGTGTCCGACCCGATCGCGGTGAGCGCGGAGAAGGACGGCATCGGCATCGACGTGGCTCTCGAATGGAACGACAGCTATTACGAGAACGTCCTGTGCTTCACCAACAACATCCCGCAGCGTGACGGCGGCACCCACCTTGCGGCTTTCCGCGCGGCGCTGACCCGCACGCTGAACAATTACGCCACCTCTTCGGGCCTCATGAAGAAGGAAAAGGTGAGCCTGTCGGGCGAGGACATGCGCGAAGGCCTGACCGCCATCGTGTCGGTCAAGCTGCCCGATCCCAAGTTCTCCAGCCAGACCAAGGACAAGCTGGTCTCCTCCGAAGTGCGCCAGCCGCTCGAAAGCCTGATGGGCGAGAAGATGGGCGAATGGCTGGAGGAAAACCCGAACGAGGCGAAGGCCATCGTCCAGAAGGTCATCGATGCCGCCGCCGCCCGCGAAGCCGCGCGCCGCGCCCGCGAGATGAGCCGCAAGGGCGCGATGAGCGTGGCCTCGCTGCCGGGCAAGCTCGCCGACTGCCAGGACCGCAATCCCGAGAACTGCGAACTCTTCCTGGTCGAGGGTGATTCGGCAGGCGGCAGCGCCAAGCAGGGCCGCGACCGCAAGACGCAGGCGATCCTGCCGCTGAAGGGCAAAATCCTGAACGTTGAACGCGCGCGCTTCGACCGGATCATCTCGTCCAAGGAAGTGGGCACGCTGATCCAGGCGATGGGCACGGGCCTGCGCGACGAGTTCAACCTCGAAAAGCTGCGCTACCACAAGATCGTCATCATGACCGACGCAGACGTCGACGGCGCGCATATCCGCACGCTGCTACTGACGTTCTTCCACCGCCAGATGCCGGAAATCGTGAAAGCCGGGCACCTCTTCATCGCGCAACCGCCGCTCTACAAGGTGACGCGCGGCAAGAGCGAGGTCTACCTGAAGGACCAGGCTGCCTACGACCGCTACCTGATCGACCAGGGGCTGTCCGGCCACTATCTCGAAACGCGCGAGGGCACGATCCCTGCAACCGGCATGCACCAGCTGGTCGAACACGGCCTGCGCATGCGCAATCTGTTCGCCTTCGTGCCGCGCAAGTACAAGCCGGAACTGATCGAGGCGATGGCACTGACCGGCGCGCTCGACCCGGCCGGCAACCGCGCCGACGCGCTGACCCGTGCGGCCGCGCACCTGCAGATGGGCGATCCGGAAGCGAAGTGGTCAGCCGAGATCGGCAGCGACGGCATCGTGCGTTTCAGCCGCCTGTGGCGCGGCGTCACCGACGTGCACGAGATCGAGCCGGCCTTCCTCGAAAGCGCCGAGGCGCGCAAGCTGCACCGCGTCGCAGGCGAACACGCCGAGGTCTATGCCGCTCCCATCCGCCTCGTGAAGGGCGAGAGCGACGATGCGGACGCCGTCGATGCCGACAGCGGCGATGATGGCGACAATGAGGCACCCGCTTTTGCCGGCAGCGATGCGATCACCCTGCCCACCCAACTGCTCGACACGGTCATGGCCGCCGGGCGCAAGGGCCAGAAGATCCAGCGCTACAAAGGCCTTGGCGAAATGAACGCCGAGCAGCTGTGGGAGACCACGCTCGATCCCGACAACCGTGCGCTGCTGCAGGTCAAGGTCGAGGATGCCGACGTGACCGACGAGATCTTCACCCGCCTGATGGGCGACGTGGTCGAACCGCGCCGCGAATTCATCCAGGCGAACGCGCTCAACGTCGCCAACCTCGACGTTTAG
- a CDS encoding AI-2E family transporter: protein MEQPGKGSIEEGGFLLFLALVTLALLVIVLPFFQPLLWAALAAIMFQPLLRWFLARLPGRDTLATLLTLGVIFVAVILPTFWIGSAVVDEAAGLVVAFQEGRIDVSMWFDQVFAALPANIQASLEASGWGNLGALQQRAQEFAQASLGLIAQQALAIGGSVFGFVLALAIGLYVTFFLLRDGRAIGESVLDALPFERGIADRLAARFLGIVRATIKGSVVVGLVQGALGAITFSIVGIPSVLLLGVIMAIASLLPAVGPAIVWVPAAIYLLATGAIWQGIVVIVSGVALIGMIDNVLRPILVGRDTGIPDWLILVTTLGGIALFGLSGIVIGPLVAGLFLAGWGILSEQRAQAAAA, encoded by the coding sequence ATGGAACAGCCGGGCAAGGGTTCGATCGAGGAGGGCGGCTTCCTGCTGTTCCTCGCGCTGGTCACGCTGGCGCTGCTCGTCATCGTCCTGCCGTTTTTCCAGCCGCTGCTGTGGGCAGCGCTGGCGGCGATCATGTTCCAGCCGCTGCTGCGCTGGTTCCTCGCCCGCCTGCCGGGCCGAGACACGCTGGCGACGCTGCTGACGTTGGGCGTCATCTTCGTGGCGGTGATCCTGCCGACCTTCTGGATCGGCAGTGCCGTGGTGGACGAGGCCGCCGGGCTGGTCGTCGCCTTTCAGGAAGGCCGGATCGACGTCAGCATGTGGTTCGACCAGGTGTTCGCCGCCCTGCCTGCCAATATCCAGGCCTCGCTCGAAGCCTCGGGCTGGGGCAATCTCGGCGCGCTGCAGCAGCGTGCACAGGAATTCGCGCAGGCCAGTCTCGGCCTCATCGCGCAGCAGGCGCTGGCCATCGGCGGCAGCGTGTTCGGCTTCGTGTTGGCCCTTGCCATCGGGCTCTACGTGACCTTCTTCCTGCTGCGCGACGGACGTGCGATCGGGGAAAGCGTGCTGGACGCGCTTCCCTTCGAACGCGGCATTGCCGACCGGCTGGCAGCACGGTTCCTCGGCATCGTGCGCGCCACGATTAAGGGTTCGGTCGTCGTCGGCCTCGTGCAGGGCGCGCTGGGCGCAATCACATTCTCGATCGTCGGTATCCCGTCCGTGCTGCTGCTGGGCGTGATCATGGCGATCGCTTCGCTGCTGCCGGCAGTCGGCCCGGCCATCGTCTGGGTGCCGGCCGCAATCTACCTGCTAGCGACCGGCGCGATCTGGCAGGGTATCGTCGTGATTGTGTCCGGCGTCGCGCTGATCGGCATGATCGACAATGTCCTGCGCCCGATCCTCGTGGGCCGCGACACGGGCATTCCGGACTGGCTGATCCTTGTCACCACGCTCGGCGGGATCGCATTGTTCGGGCTATCGGGCATCGTCATCGGACCGCTGGTGGCAGGCCTGTTCCTGGCCGGCTGGGGCATATTGTCGGAACAACGCGCACAGGCCGCAGCGGCCTAG
- the putA gene encoding bifunctional proline dehydrogenase/L-glutamate gamma-semialdehyde dehydrogenase PutA — protein MALHDPARLSPISRQSLREAYRAEENACVAERLGQAGRASEKHGEAAALAAKLIEGARRRKASGIDAFLQQYGLATEEGVALMCLAEALLRVPDAATADALIRDKIGDIDWSEHLGESSSTFVNAATFSLMLTGEVLERPEEAQKGMRRTLKNAVTRLGEPVIRKATLQAMRILGGQFVYGRTIDESLKRAAPERAKGLTHSFDMLGEGAMTFDDAKRYRASYERAIDRLAREGTGDPRTSPGISVKLSALHPKYTFFHGEKAVADLVPMLRPLIAKARDANIHFTIDAEEADRLELSMDIIEALAQDDALFMRADGSRYEGFGLAIQAYQKRGVPMCEWVARLARKYDRKFFVRLVKGAYWDTEIKVSHVGGFTDFPVFTRKLATDVSYLACADTLFSASDVIYPAFATHNAYTVGAIKALAGSKPFEFQRLHGMGEDVYDALAQVEGNARTTVRIYAPTGTHKDLLAYLVRRLLENGANSSFVNRMADAEVPVADLVTDPCADLKALKPYRNPAIALPKDIFPNRKNSAGVDLSDPLVREPLLDRLNALSTRHWHAEPTFVSGAEGEVAPINKPHDLTAEVGTRRDSLDFEVEEAITRALDIQPGWNALGGEKRALLLEEAADLFEAHTEEFLSLCQREAGKTLQDAVLELREAVDFLRYYAVEARRLFSAPIPLPGPTGEENRLTMAGRGVFATISPWNFPLAIFIGPAAAALAAGNAVVAKPAEQTPLIAALAVRLCHEAGIPEEAFQILPGAGDVGEMITSDPRIAGVAFTGSSQTAQAINRSLASRDGPIATFIAETGGQNAMIVDSTALPEQVTRDVVASAFQSAGQRCSALRVLHIQDEVYDSMLHMIRGAFEALTVGDPEDLATDVGPVIDPDAKAALERHVARRKKAGRQVWRRRLHKGASAGCYVAPTIIEMDSILDLKRENFGPVLHVVRYKAVDLGRVVEEINATGYGLTLGLHSRNDDTRAFVEARARVGNFYVNRNQIGAVVESQPFGGEGLSGTGPKAGGPHYVARFATERVVCIDTTAAGGNATLLAS, from the coding sequence ATGGCCTTGCACGATCCTGCCCGCCTTTCCCCCATCTCCCGCCAGTCGCTGCGCGAGGCCTATCGCGCAGAAGAAAACGCCTGCGTGGCAGAGCGTCTCGGCCAGGCCGGAAGGGCGAGCGAGAAGCATGGCGAGGCGGCTGCTCTGGCGGCAAAGCTGATCGAGGGCGCGCGGCGCCGCAAGGCGAGCGGGATCGACGCTTTCCTCCAGCAGTACGGCCTCGCAACCGAAGAAGGCGTGGCGCTGATGTGCCTTGCCGAAGCCCTGCTGCGCGTACCCGATGCCGCCACCGCCGACGCGCTGATCCGCGACAAGATCGGCGATATCGACTGGTCCGAACATCTCGGCGAAAGCTCCTCCACCTTCGTCAATGCGGCGACCTTCTCGCTGATGCTGACCGGCGAGGTGCTGGAACGCCCCGAAGAAGCGCAGAAAGGCATGCGCCGCACGCTCAAGAACGCCGTCACGCGGCTGGGCGAACCGGTCATCCGCAAGGCGACCTTGCAGGCCATGCGCATCCTCGGCGGCCAGTTCGTATACGGCCGCACGATCGACGAATCGCTCAAGCGAGCCGCACCCGAACGCGCCAAGGGGCTGACCCACAGCTTCGACATGCTCGGCGAAGGCGCGATGACTTTCGATGATGCCAAACGCTACCGCGCCAGCTACGAGCGCGCGATCGACCGGCTTGCGCGCGAAGGCACGGGCGATCCCCGGACCTCCCCCGGCATTTCGGTCAAGCTGTCGGCGTTGCATCCGAAATACACCTTCTTCCACGGCGAGAAGGCCGTGGCGGACCTGGTGCCGATGCTGCGCCCGCTGATCGCAAAGGCGCGCGATGCGAACATCCATTTCACCATCGATGCCGAGGAAGCCGACCGGCTGGAGCTGTCGATGGATATCATCGAGGCGCTGGCGCAGGATGATGCGCTGTTCATGCGCGCCGACGGCAGCCGCTACGAAGGCTTCGGCCTCGCCATCCAGGCCTACCAGAAGCGCGGTGTGCCGATGTGCGAATGGGTCGCCCGCCTTGCGCGCAAGTACGACCGCAAGTTCTTCGTCCGGCTGGTGAAGGGCGCTTACTGGGACACCGAGATCAAGGTGAGCCACGTGGGCGGCTTCACCGATTTTCCGGTTTTTACACGCAAGCTGGCGACCGACGTCAGCTACCTGGCCTGCGCGGACACGCTGTTTTCGGCAAGCGACGTGATCTATCCCGCCTTTGCCACGCACAACGCCTATACGGTGGGCGCGATCAAGGCGCTGGCAGGCAGCAAGCCGTTCGAATTCCAGCGCCTCCACGGCATGGGCGAGGACGTCTATGACGCGCTCGCTCAGGTTGAGGGCAACGCGCGCACCACCGTGCGGATCTATGCACCGACCGGCACGCACAAGGACCTACTCGCCTATCTGGTGAGGCGCCTACTGGAGAACGGGGCGAACAGCAGCTTCGTCAACCGCATGGCCGATGCCGAAGTGCCGGTGGCCGATCTCGTCACCGATCCGTGCGCCGACCTCAAGGCGCTGAAGCCTTATCGCAATCCGGCCATCGCGCTGCCGAAGGACATTTTCCCCAACCGCAAGAACTCGGCCGGGGTCGACTTGTCGGATCCGCTGGTGCGCGAGCCACTGCTCGACCGGCTCAATGCGCTGTCCACCCGCCACTGGCATGCCGAGCCGACCTTCGTGTCGGGTGCCGAGGGCGAGGTTGCCCCGATCAACAAGCCGCACGATCTGACTGCCGAAGTCGGCACGAGGCGGGATTCGCTCGACTTCGAGGTCGAGGAAGCGATCACCCGCGCGCTCGATATCCAGCCTGGCTGGAATGCACTGGGCGGCGAGAAGCGTGCCCTGCTCCTGGAAGAGGCAGCCGACCTGTTCGAGGCGCATACGGAGGAGTTCCTCTCGCTGTGCCAGCGCGAAGCCGGCAAGACCTTGCAGGATGCGGTGCTCGAACTGCGCGAGGCGGTCGACTTCCTGCGCTATTACGCGGTCGAGGCGCGGCGCCTGTTCTCGGCCCCGATCCCGCTGCCCGGCCCCACGGGCGAGGAAAACCGCCTGACCATGGCAGGGCGCGGCGTGTTCGCCACGATCAGCCCATGGAACTTCCCGCTCGCCATCTTCATCGGCCCGGCCGCAGCGGCGCTGGCAGCGGGCAATGCCGTCGTCGCCAAGCCTGCCGAACAGACCCCGCTGATCGCGGCGCTGGCCGTCAGGTTGTGTCACGAGGCGGGCATTCCGGAAGAAGCCTTCCAGATCCTGCCGGGCGCAGGCGATGTGGGCGAGATGATTACCTCCGACCCGCGAATCGCTGGCGTGGCCTTCACCGGCTCGAGCCAGACCGCGCAGGCGATCAACCGCAGCCTCGCCTCGCGCGACGGGCCGATCGCGACCTTCATCGCCGAGACCGGCGGGCAGAATGCGATGATCGTCGATTCCACCGCGCTGCCTGAACAGGTCACGCGCGATGTCGTTGCCTCTGCTTTCCAGAGCGCGGGCCAGCGCTGTTCGGCGCTGCGCGTCCTGCACATCCAGGACGAGGTCTACGATTCCATGCTGCACATGATCCGCGGCGCGTTCGAGGCGCTGACCGTGGGGGATCCGGAAGATCTGGCGACCGATGTCGGCCCGGTCATCGACCCTGACGCCAAGGCCGCGCTCGAACGCCATGTCGCCCGCCGCAAGAAGGCCGGGCGGCAGGTCTGGCGCCGCCGCCTGCACAAGGGCGCGAGTGCCGGTTGCTATGTCGCGCCCACCATCATCGAGATGGATTCGATCCTCGACCTGAAGCGCGAGAACTTCGGGCCCGTACTGCATGTCGTGCGCTACAAGGCGGTGGACCTCGGCCGCGTGGTCGAGGAAATCAATGCCACCGGTTATGGCCTCACACTCGGCCTCCACAGCCGCAACGACGATACGCGCGCCTTCGTCGAAGCGCGGGCGCGGGTCGGCAATTTCTACGTCAACCGCAACCAGATCGGCGCGGTGGTGGAAAGCCAGCCCTTCGGAGGAGAGGGCCTGTCAGGCACCGGTCCCAAGGCGGGCGGTCCGCACTATGTCGCCCGGTTCGCGACCGAACGGGTGGTCTGCATCGACACGACCGCGGCAGGCGGCAACGCCACCCTGCTGGCGAGCTGA
- the glpD gene encoding glycerol-3-phosphate dehydrogenase, producing the protein MSERFDLLVIGGGINGAGIARDAAGRGLSVALVEKDDLASHTSSASTKLVHGGLRYLENYEFRLVAESLREREVLLANAPHIIWPLRFVLPHEPGMRPKWMLRAGLFLYDRLGGRKTLPSSHRIDLRKAPHRSILQEHLVAGFEYSDCWVEDSRLVVLTAMDAQERGAKVWTRTECTALDRHADHWVATLVDENGERKVEARAVVNAAGPFVDRVAKRALGSGTPAHLRLVKGSHIIVPRAYPGDHAYIFQQADGRIVFAIPYERDFTLIGTTDMLYEGDLDRVEISEEEKAYLREAATQYLKSGITEEDIVHTYAGVRPLYEDNSKSNSTVTRDYVFELETDGGAPILSVYGGKITTYRKLAEHALAKLGRHLPLPSGLWTQDAPLPGGDMERADFARYLWSASERYPWLPPEMLLRLARAYGTRLDRVIGSATSLGELGEHFGGDLYEAELRYLRDFEYARSAEDVLWRRSKLGLHLPAESAPAVAEWFAQA; encoded by the coding sequence ATGAGCGAGCGCTTCGACCTCCTCGTCATCGGCGGCGGGATTAACGGCGCAGGCATCGCGCGCGATGCCGCCGGGCGCGGCCTGTCGGTGGCGCTGGTGGAGAAGGACGATCTCGCCTCCCACACCTCGTCGGCCAGCACCAAGCTGGTCCACGGCGGCCTGCGCTATCTCGAGAATTACGAATTTCGCCTTGTTGCGGAGAGCCTGCGCGAGCGCGAGGTGCTGCTTGCCAATGCGCCTCACATCATCTGGCCGCTGCGCTTCGTCCTGCCGCACGAGCCCGGCATGCGGCCCAAGTGGATGCTGCGCGCAGGCCTGTTCCTCTATGACCGGCTGGGCGGGCGGAAGACGCTGCCCAGCTCGCACCGGATCGATTTGCGCAAGGCCCCGCACCGCTCGATCCTGCAGGAACACCTGGTCGCAGGGTTCGAATATTCGGACTGCTGGGTGGAGGATTCGCGCCTTGTCGTGCTGACGGCGATGGACGCGCAGGAACGCGGCGCGAAGGTCTGGACGCGCACCGAATGCACCGCGCTCGACAGGCATGCCGACCACTGGGTGGCAACGCTCGTGGACGAAAACGGGGAGCGCAAAGTAGAGGCGCGGGCCGTGGTCAATGCCGCCGGCCCCTTCGTCGACCGCGTGGCGAAGCGCGCTCTCGGCAGCGGGACGCCCGCCCATCTGCGGCTGGTGAAGGGCAGCCACATCATCGTGCCGCGCGCCTATCCGGGCGACCATGCCTACATCTTCCAGCAGGCCGACGGGCGGATCGTCTTCGCCATCCCCTACGAGCGCGATTTCACGCTGATCGGCACGACCGACATGCTCTACGAAGGCGATCTGGACCGCGTTGAGATCAGCGAGGAAGAGAAGGCCTACCTGCGTGAGGCGGCGACCCAATACCTCAAGAGCGGGATCACCGAGGAAGACATCGTCCACACCTATGCCGGTGTCCGCCCGCTCTACGAGGACAATTCGAAGAGCAATTCGACCGTCACGCGCGATTACGTGTTCGAGCTGGAAACCGATGGCGGGGCGCCGATCCTGTCGGTCTATGGCGGCAAGATCACCACCTATCGCAAGCTCGCCGAACACGCGCTGGCCAAGCTCGGGCGGCACCTCCCGCTGCCATCCGGCCTGTGGACGCAAGACGCACCCCTGCCCGGCGGCGACATGGAGCGCGCCGACTTCGCCCGCTATCTGTGGAGCGCGAGCGAGCGCTATCCCTGGCTCCCGCCCGAAATGCTGCTGCGCCTTGCCCGCGCCTACGGGACGCGCCTCGACCGCGTGATCGGGTCCGCCACCTCGCTGGGCGAACTGGGCGAGCATTTCGGCGGCGATCTCTATGAGGCGGAGCTGCGCTACCTGCGTGATTTCGAATACGCCCGCAGCGCCGAAGACGTGCTGTGGCGCCGCAGCAAGCTGGGCCTGCACCTCCCTGCCGAAAGCGCCCCTGCCGTAGCGGAATGGTTCGCGCAGGCCTGA
- the mtnP gene encoding S-methyl-5'-thioadenosine phosphorylase, translating into MSDWTIGIIGGSGLYAIDELEDAQWIEVNSPWGEPSDQILCGTIGHVRVRFLPRHGRGHPIIPSKIEARANIDALKRAGCTDLLAISAVGSLAEDLPPGRFVTVDQFIDNTKGRPSTFFDNGFVAHVPFGDPVCPRLSKHIAKAVEKAGGDVTQGATYLAMEGPQFSTRAESKLYRHWGAEVIGMTGMPEAKLAREAELPYALLAMVTDWDSWRDNEATVDVAEIVAQMQKNSELAKKALVAFCKGLPKKRNPSPIDRTLDDAVITAPAHHDKELMAKLDAVAGRLFRAR; encoded by the coding sequence ATGAGCGACTGGACCATCGGCATCATCGGCGGATCGGGCCTTTATGCAATCGACGAGCTCGAGGATGCGCAGTGGATCGAGGTGAACTCGCCCTGGGGCGAGCCGTCCGACCAGATCCTGTGCGGCACGATCGGCCATGTGCGGGTGCGCTTCCTGCCGCGGCACGGGCGCGGGCATCCGATCATCCCTTCGAAGATCGAGGCGCGCGCCAATATCGATGCACTGAAGCGCGCAGGCTGTACCGATCTCCTCGCCATCAGTGCGGTCGGATCGCTGGCGGAAGACCTGCCGCCGGGCCGCTTCGTCACGGTCGACCAGTTCATCGACAATACCAAGGGCCGCCCGTCCACCTTCTTCGACAACGGCTTCGTCGCCCATGTGCCCTTCGGCGACCCGGTCTGCCCCCGCCTGTCGAAGCACATTGCCAAGGCGGTCGAAAAGGCCGGCGGCGATGTGACGCAGGGCGCGACCTATCTCGCCATGGAAGGCCCGCAGTTTTCCACCCGCGCGGAAAGCAAGCTCTACCGCCACTGGGGCGCCGAAGTGATCGGCATGACCGGCATGCCCGAGGCCAAGCTCGCCCGCGAGGCGGAGCTACCCTATGCCCTGCTCGCCATGGTGACCGACTGGGACAGCTGGCGTGATAACGAGGCGACCGTCGACGTGGCGGAGATCGTTGCGCAGATGCAGAAGAATTCCGAACTGGCGAAGAAGGCGCTGGTCGCATTCTGCAAGGGCCTGCCGAAAAAGCGCAATCCCTCGCCCATCGACCGCACGCTCGACGATGCGGTGATCACCGCACCTGCCCACCACGACAAGGAATTGATGGCCAAGCTCGACGCAGTCGCGGGCCGCCTGTTCCGCGCCCGATGA